One genomic segment of Mytilus galloprovincialis chromosome 5, xbMytGall1.hap1.1, whole genome shotgun sequence includes these proteins:
- the LOC143075663 gene encoding uncharacterized protein LOC143075663, with amino-acid sequence MLFGSIISLLFLVNGISCNGAGPPGSAPHLQPHGGAPGSIGTPGSQLIFPPNPDFGQLVQVDNIEEANAKHIFSDPRGPLGLVNERGEYIPLQGGSAEIRSKNTQLPRDHVEETDWHKVEVETGEDQTKAPDNSQNRAGILYNMFKGRHQPGPNTHQPRPQGEEHQSEPQGPPRV; translated from the exons ATGTTATTTGGATCTATTATCTCTCTCTTATTT CTGGTTAATGGAATAA GTTGTAATGGCGCTGGTCCACCAGGAAGCGCTCCAC atttacAGCCACATGGAGGTGCTCCTGGAAGTATTGGGACCCCTGGTTCTCAACTGATTTTCCCGCCAAACCCAG ATTTTGGTCAACTCGTGCAAG TTGATAACATAGAAGAGGCAAATGCAAAGCATATAT tttccgACCCCAGAGGACCCTTGGGATTAGTCA ATGAGCGTGGAGAGTATATTCCCCTCCAGGGAGGATCAGCTGAAATACGATCAAAGAACACACAa TTGCCACGTGATCACGTAGAAGAAACGGATTGGCATAAAGTTGAAGTAGAGACT GGTGAAGATCAAACTAAAGCCCCAGACAATTCGCAAAACCGAGCTGGCATTCTATATAAT ATGTTTAAGGGACGACACCAGCCGGGACCAAATACTCATCAACCACGTCCACAGGGCGAAGAACATCAATCTGAACCACAAGGACCTCCAAGAGTGTAA